The Daphnia carinata strain CSIRO-1 chromosome 1, CSIRO_AGI_Dcar_HiC_V3, whole genome shotgun sequence sequence tttcaaaaagaacgGACGAACTGAGCGTCGAACGGCCCTTGAGGCTAACGTGCAAAGCGCTCCACCAAGAAAGGTAATGTAGTAACCAGGGTAAAATCCGTGCCACATAGCAGACAAACAGTAGGTAAGGACGGTTTGGAAGCGGCTTGTGCGTTCATAAACTACGAAACGAAGCCAGCGGTTGGTGAACTTGTTCCAGTTATCAATGCTGTCTCTCAAGCTCAAACCAAACTAATAAGTagaataagaagaaatgaataaaaaagaacggaAAAATTTAGGAATTTTACCAAACATacttcaaatttcaaaatatcgaCGTTGGATATTAAGTCCCATTTCGCTTTGCCGGATGCGGTGTAGCCATTGAAACCTAATCCAGAGGCATTGCAAATTGCGTCGGCCAAAAGCCATGCATGATAATATTTCATGCGTGCGATTGTGGTCGATAccagaataaaaaatgtctTGCCAAACAACGAAGTGTTTTCTACAAAGTCGTTATCTAAATAAACCGCCACGATGTAATTTAAAAGGAGAGCAAACCAAGTTAAAAATAGAGAGTATCAAAGGAGCAGAAAGCTCACCTTTGACCCGGGTTACGAGGAACATGGGTGTAAGCTTAACGAAAAGACCAGCACATAAGAGGCTAAAAAAGAGCTTCTGAAAAACGATCGTCACGGCTGAAGGTTCCGGAGCGGCAATTACACAGTTAGATTCATCTTCAAGAGTTTCAGTTCCTGTCTCTTTTGATGGCTTCTAAATTGTCGATAATTTAATTGAAGATTTtgtcttgtaaaaaaaaaaaaacaacgcacTTTTACCTCTTCGATAGAtctctttgaaaaatgtttcccGTTTATAAAATCTGTATAGTCCGCAAAAAGAACTGTCGGTCCAACCATAACCgcatgaaaatggaaaacatagCTGTAATATTCAAGCGGATTTGGGACCTTGCGAATGAGCTGCTGCTTTTGAAAAGGGGTCAAGTCCTCGGGTTTACGAGCAAGTCCATCGTGTAACGAAAATGCGAGACTGGTCACCTTCTGAGTCAGGACCATTAGAGGACCTAACGAATTTGTAAAAAGTTTAAGTAACTTTAGAGACATACGCAAGGGTGAACAAATTTCCAAATTTCATTGTAAAGAGTTCTAACGAATGAAAATTACggcaaaaaaattagaaaaacacagtttaaaaaaaaaaggattactTGGTGTGGTTGCTATAGGGTTTAACGCTTAAGTAGCattaaaaaatgttggaatTCGATACAAGCAAACTgcgaaattcaaacaaaatttaccTGATATGTCGAGCGTGTACGAATTATAGCTATAATACTGCCGTTTGATATGGACAAGTGATAAGTAAAGCATCGAAGTGATAAGAACCAACCTAAAAAGGTTTAAAGAAATAGCAAAATTGAATTATGGAAAACAACACAGAAATTGAGTATGAGCCCAAATCATATATACTctaaaaatgcattttctaAAATGCACAAATCATCGGTGACGTTGCTATTTCCTTCAAACTATTTGGGCTCAGCAGAAGTTCGATGAAAGTTGACAACAGAAATAAAGCTTTTAAGGAATTTCAAGCTTTCCTTACAAAAAGACCTTAAATTGCTATGGCaactaaaaaagaagttgCATGTGACTGTTATAAGTGTAAGAAACAATTGCTAAAACTAACTGCATTACAATGAAACATTATAGACAAAACAACATTGAATCTGTAACAGAATATTTAAAGCACTGCCTACCTTTGTGAGATTTTGGGACTAGCAGTCATCAGGATGGCATATGAAATGCTTGAGAGGCAAGCAAGATGTAATGCCTGCCTGAATGGTGTAATTAAAAATAGTAAAGTTTTTTTGGTCTGGTTAAATCTATATTTATGTATACCTTCCAAAGCAAAAGACAACCATGATCAATCCCAAAAGCAATGCAGCTCCATGACGTGTTTCTGGTGCAACTCTGGAATTATGAAGGTAGTAACGAAAGGCAAAAGCTGCACCAACTGCTGAGAATTGACTCAGCAAGAAGTTGAtctgaataaaaatttgactGCATTAACACAATCCTTCTATAAAAGAATCAAAGAATGCAACATACCTGGTCCACAGAAAGACCAAGAGGCTCAGACAGCCAGGAAAAGACCCGACTACCATCATAGTATCCACTTTCATCAACTCTATTCATGCTTGGGATCCCCATTCTGAAGAATACTGCTGATCACGATCTTCTTCGTTTGTATAGAAATGCACAAAAATTATGGGATATCAAACTTCGGTCAACAGGTAACGATAAGGGCGTGTCAAGTGATAATAACAAACATATCAAGGGAAGAGATCAACGTTTTTATGTGGTTACACACATTAGCAAGTAACTAAAGCAACTAACTAAAAGAATTTAGTGGTATATTAAAGGCGCTACCAGAATTTTATCTCggtattttcttattcaacTTCTGACACACTTGCACAAGCTCTTTCCAACACGAGCCTCAAATAAAGGTTGAATGCATACTACAGCCTGGATCGTCTCCGCACGAGAGCGC is a genomic window containing:
- the LOC130692384 gene encoding lysophospholipid acyltransferase 6-like isoform X1, whose product is MGIPSMNRVDESGYYDGSRVFSWLSEPLGLSVDQINFLLSQFSAVGAAFAFRYYLHNSRVAPETRHGAALLLGLIMVVFCFGRQALHLACLSSISYAILMTASPKISQRLVLITSMLYLSLVHIKRQYYSYNSYTLDISGPLMVLTQKVTSLAFSLHDGLARKPEDLTPFQKQQLIRKVPNPLEYYSYVFHFHAVMVGPTVLFADYTDFINGKHFSKRSIEEKPSKETGTETLEDESNCVIAAPEPSAVTIVFQKLFFSLLCAGLFVKLTPMFLVTRVKDNDFVENTSLFGKTFFILVSTTIARMKYYHAWLLADAICNASGLGFNGYTASGKAKWDLISNVDILKFEFGLSLRDSIDNWNKFTNRWLRFVVYERTSRFQTVLTYCLSAMWHGFYPGYYITFLGGALCTLASRAVRRSVRPFFLKNRATHRFYDALTFITTRIVMAYLTFSFVLLEFWPSIRLLAHMYFWIHLLSLAAIFLLPKLLPPPKPNKEQLEQQRTSVIGNRSS
- the LOC130692384 gene encoding lysophospholipid acyltransferase 6-like isoform X2, whose protein sequence is MGIPSMNRVDESGYYDGSRVFSWLSEPLGLSVDQINFLLSQFSAVGAAFAFRYYLHNSRVAPETRHGAALLLGLIMVVFCFGRQALHLACLSSISYAILMTASPKISQRLVLITSMLYLSLVHIKRQYYSYNSYTLDISGPLMVLTQKVTSLAFSLHDGLARKPEDLTPFQKQQLIRKVPNPLEYYSYVFHFHAVMVGPTVLFADYTDFINGKHFSKRSIEEKPSKETGTETLEDESNCVIAAPEPSAVTIVFQKLFFSLLCAGLFVKLTPMFLVTRVKGEDFVENTSLFGKTFFILVSTTIARMKYYHAWLLADAICNASGLGFNGYTASGKAKWDLISNVDILKFEFGLSLRDSIDNWNKFTNRWLRFVVYERTSRFQTVLTYCLSAMWHGFYPGYYITFLGGALCTLASRAVRRSVRPFFLKNRATHRFYDALTFITTRIVMAYLTFSFVLLEFWPSIRLLAHMYFWIHLLSLAAIFLLPKLLPPPKPNKEQLEQQRTSVIGNRSS